In Tubulanus polymorphus chromosome 2, tnTubPoly1.2, whole genome shotgun sequence, a single window of DNA contains:
- the LOC141899168 gene encoding sushi, von Willebrand factor type A, EGF and pentraxin domain-containing protein 1-like: MYPEILLSRVWEVEYIPVHLQFAKVTDDCVLKLPDHVVEVERNVKTRYKPLETVSLACESGYALSKGHLNLKCSFSGKWRGVLPKCSSKSEAVNKVSFLLSGADYKGSLSTTIRGYSCQYWNSSSPHAHKFQTAGSHFTDSNVDDAQNYCRNPTDSDSAFAFCFTTDPDVKTDYCLIRKTDVSCGPPLLAPNTRVVGQKSFLVGDRIEVECDPGFTAISGNAHINCLQNGKYDKEPVECIEIMSSNTCEPLELPAGVMEVTGHQLSHYSHGSIVTLTCSKGFYMDPSDNATSVKCQGGTQWIGHPLYPRCYPENVAVRRCRITNDGIYYVGNVSTSSSGIPCQRWAIDSPHSHRFHKDYIFTDGSAQAASNYCRRPKISTAKYVWCYTTSIYKRFEKCDVPRCYISCGLPETEGGNSTLISPISQYKEGSEARYNCNDGYHPFDGDSVRVCTASGDFTGKPLHCLGRDEISSCTLPELPEGVISLRGKSSYSHGEEEIFICDASYYQIDGDSYAYKTCYGGELWSSGFPKCYAKDEAVKQCITNPPRGTEYMGTVSVTRSGFTCQAWASQTPVKHSLTWGPWYPERDVNAAKNYCRNPASVYGRIWCYTLNSEVKRESCDVPVCKRSCGVPEPGTNTIITDDYIEYFVGDTVNYVCIPDFDHVSGSRNRVCDVDGFFKDEPPVSSTAEAPCPVLVMPGVTVNDNRIYNSGEKAFYSCKSGYILLNQPSEVTCYGDDLWIKGQLPQCIEFLEAENYCRLPTKNWVYRGSQSKTDTGDTCMEWTSDTPTVYHTDSMFIDGSVVAAGNKCRNPDETSCGEPELGTLATIANPSRLGWYAGSTVKYRCGNTEAADTVHVSGDLDRVCQWDGTLSGSLPNCRVNGCLNPEPGIGSELVDVNKVHYNTGEHAEYRCKISTMTVVSGETDRTCLSDGSFGSTPPHCVEAVTECIPEAGISAIVTNKTKQYFEGDFVEYECSGSGYALLSGSLTRQCLKSGNFTDNPPACSVTCTVPFVANSMNSHAEGSPVFPGDELMFTCAHGYTSDDQLSMTCQIDGSWSSLTPRCKEIILVRCEEPTDLAGIHIVNDSNTVYHENDTIAFECDEFFFQPEDDRSRTCQSDGKWNDLSPLCYPITCIPGEIPNAYELESYYPDYWVGEFVYYSCDVNYYLEKGMLVGMCAPSGEIIFEDPPVCSEIRCYPEQGVSVRILNSTDRFVVGDEIHYRCIDETFETVSTTSLMKRTCLRTGLFSGVVPTCLEKCVLPALPDGVVPSRVKQRYSLGEQVKIQCAPGYFIKGDNKIITCVTGNEWDAVNLPTCYAKADAERVCIISPLGAEYIGTTEVTETGQPCKRWAQHSPAYNDNQFPDGSVESADNYCRNPSLIHAAPWCHVDDSSYIRDWNYCDIPYCTRICGKPNEGTNTHIISDEADEYRVGDTVFHECLDGYELVRGSLKQECSLSSLFEPASVCLPSNLKSNCTRPTDLPDELTILNSKDVYMSGEMAFLSCGIGFKLIGPDNIQCFGGDDWKYTEYPKCAPTPYAAVRTCRISVVGSEYLGNVSETKRGTPCQRWDSHVPHAHKQWNESYYFPDDTMEEVADHCRNGYSAASSPWCLTTDPNMFWDHCNIPLCPVQSCGALIDDQIKADIIDRKIEYLNDDYVEYVCESCPPPQKPSYLVSKNDKTFYEIGEQEILTCAAGYYMQGEPVYISCFGGPDVTKIWTNYSVYPTCYSGNFDS; this comes from the exons ATGTATCCGGAGATCTTGCTATCACGTGTTTGGGAAGTGGAATATATTCCGGTTCACCTCCAGTTTGCGAAAGTAA CTGATGACTGCGTTCTGAAATTACCGGATCATGTTGTCGAAGTTGAAAGAAATGTTAAAACTCGCTACAAACCATTGGAAACAGTGTCGCTAGCCTGTGAGAGCGGTTACGCGTTGAGTAAAGGTCATctgaatttgaaatgttcttttAGCGGCAAATGGCGAGGCGTCCTCCCAAAATGTAGTT CGAAATCAGAAGCTGTAAACAAAGTTTCGTTTTTATTATCCGGTGCTGATTATAAAGGTTCACTGTCGACAACTATCCGCGGATACTCCTGtcaatattggaattcaagcAGTCCACACGCTCACAAATTTCAAACTGCCGGTTCACATTTCACCGATTCAAACGTTGACGATGCTCAGAATTATTGTAGGAATCCTACAGACAGCGACAGCGCGTTTGCGTTTTGTTTTACAACTGACCCCGATGTAAAAACTGATTATTGTTTAATACGTAAAACTG ATGTTAGTTGTGGACCTCCTTTACTGGCTCCGAACACTCGAGTTGTTGGGCAGAAATCTTTTCTGGTCGGCGATAGAATAGAAGTCGAATGTGACCCCGGCTTTACTGCCATCAGTGGAAATGCACATATAAACTGTCTGCAAAATGGAAAATACGACAAAGAACCAGTAGAATGCATCG aaattatgTCCAGTAATACATGTGAACCGCTGGAACTGCCGGCTGGTGTAATGGAAGTTACTGGTCATCAGCTGTCCCACTATTCTCACGGTTCTATAGTCACACTCACCTGTAGTAAAGGATTCTACATGGATCCTTCCGATAATGCAACATCCGTCAAATGCCAAGGAGGAACTCAATGGATTGGACATCCTCTATACCCGAGATGTTACC CGGAAAATGTTGCTGTTAGAAGATGTCGTATCACCAATGATGGAATATATTATGTGGGCAATGTCAGCACGAGTAGTTCAGGAATACCATGTCAAAGATGGGCGATTGATTCACCTCATAGTCATCGCTTTCATAAAGACTACATATTCACAGATGGAAGTGCTCAAGCTGCCTCTAATTACTGCCGCCGCCCTAAAATATCTACAGCGAAATATGTTTGGTGTTATACAACTAGCATTTACAAGAGATTCGAAAAATGTGATGTACCTCGATGTT ATATAAGTTGTGGCTTGCCGGAGACTGAGGGCGGAAATTCTACTTTGATTTCACCGATTTCGCAATATAAAGAAGGATCTGAGGCTCGTTATAATTGTAATGATGGTTATCATCCATTTGACGGTGATTCAGTTCGTGTTTGTACGGCAAGCGGTGACTTCACCGGGAAACCTCTCCACTGTTTAG GACGAGATGAGATCAGTAGTTGCACATTGCCTGAACTACCCGAAGGTGTTATATCTCTGCGTGGTAAATCTTCATATAGTCATGGTGAAGAGGAAATCTTTATTTGTGATGCTAGCTATTACCAAATCGATGGCGATTCCTATGCATATAAAACGTGCTACGGAGGAGAACTTTGGTCGAGTGGTTTCCCTAAATGTTATG CTAAAGATGAAGCAGTAAAGCAATGTATAACTAATCCTCCACGTGGTACTGAATATATGGGAACTGTGTCTGTGACGAGATCAGGCTTTACGTGTCAAGCGTGGGCATCACAAACACCTGTTAAACACAGTTTAACCTGGGGCCCGTGGTACCCAGAACGTGATGTAAACGCTGCCAAGAATTATTGTCGAAATCCGGCTTCGGTTTATGGTCGTATATGGTGTTATACACTGAATTCTGAAGTAAAAAGAGAAAGTTGCGATGTTCCTGTTTGTA AGAGAAGTTGTGGAGTTCCAGAACCCGGTACAAATACTATAATCACCGACGATTATATTGAGTATTTTGTTGGTGATACGGTTAACTACGTTTGTATACCGGATTTTGACCATGTATCTGGATCGAGGAATCGTGTTTGTGACGTCGATGGATTTTTCAAAGATGAACCACCAGTTT CTTCTACAGCTGAAGCTCCTTGTCCAGTGCTGGTTATGCCTGGTGTTACTGTGAATGATAACAGAATTTACAATTCTGGGGAAAAAGCATTTTACTCGTGTAAGTCTGGTTACATCTTACTGAACCAACCATCTGAGGTGACCTGCTACGGAGATGACTTATGGATAAAGGGACAATTACCACAATGCATAG aattcttagaagcTGAAAATTACTGTCGACTTCCGACTAAGAACTGGGTGTATCGCGGTTCGCAAAGTAAAACTGATACCGGAGATACATGTATGGAATGGACGTCAGATACTCCTACTGTTTACCATACCGATTCAATGTTCATCGATGGCTCTGTCGTCGCTGCTGGAAATAAATGCAGGAATCCGGATG agacaAGTTGCGGAGAACCGGAGCTCGGCACTCTTGCGACTATAGCTAATCCATCTAGACTTGGATGGTATGCTGGTAGTACAGTCAAATATAGATGTGGAAATACTGAGGCGGCAGATACCGTTCATGTTTCTGGCGATTTAGACAGAGTTTGTCAGTGGGATGGAACGTTAAGCGGATCCCTACCTAATTGTCGAg TAAATGGGTGTCTAAACCCCGAACCGGGAATTGGTTCAGAACTAGTCGATGTGAATAAGGTTCACTATAATACTGGTGAACATGCTGAATATAGATGTAAGATATCAACAATGACAGTCGTAAGTGGAGAAACAGATAGAACGTGTCTATCCGATGGTTCATTCGGGTCGACGCCTCCTCATTGTGTTG AGGCTGTTACTGAGTGTATTCCAGAAGCAGGTATTTCAGCAATTGTTaccaataaaacaaaacaatatttcgaGGGTGACTTTGTTGAATACGAGTGTTCCGGAAGCGGATATGCCTTGTTAAGTGGATCTCTGACACGTCAATGTTTAAAAAGCGGCAACTTCACTGATAACCCTCCCGCGTGTTCAG tAACATGTACAGTTCCATTTGTGGCTAATTCTATGAACAGCCATGCTGAAGGATCACCAGTATTTCCTGGTGATGAACTAATGTTCACCTGCGCACATGGATATACTTCTGATGATCAATTATCAATGACATGCCAGATTGACGGTAGTTGGTCATCTTTAACGCCCCGATGTAAAG AAATTATCCTAGTAAGATGTGAAGAACCGACAGATTTAGCTGGAATCCACATTGTTAATGATAGTAACACTGTTTATCACGAAAATGACACGATCGCGTTTGAATGTGATGAGTTTTTCTTCCAACCAGAAGATGATCGGTCACGCACCTGCCAATCAGATGGAAAATGGAATGATCTTAGTCCGCTCTGTTACC CTATTACATGTATTCCTGGTGAAATACCTAATGCGTATGAATTGGAATCGTATTATCCCGATTATTGGGTCGGAGAATTCGTTTACTATTCCTGTGACGTTAACTATTACCTGGAAAAGGGAATGCTAGTAGGAATGTGTGCTCCATCTGGAGAGATTATTTTTGAAGATCCCCCCGTTTGTTCAg aaatacgaTGCTACCCGGAACAAGGTGTATCGGTTCGGATTCTGAATTCCACGGATCGATTCGTAGTTGGCGATGAAATTCATTATCGATGTATCGATGAAACATTTGAGACCGTATCGACCACGAGTTTGATGAAAAGAACGTGTCTTCGAACGGGGTTATTCTCGGGAGTTGTACCTACCTGTTTag AAAAGTGTGTATTGCCCGCTCTCCCGGACGGTGTCGTTCCAAGTCGGGTTAAACAAAGATATTCTCTCGGAGAACAAGTAAAAATACAGTGCGCTCCTGGATACTTCATAAAAGGGGATAATAAAATCATAACGTGTGTAACAGGGAACGAGTGGGATGCTGTCAATCTGCCGACATGTTATG CAAAAGCCGATGCAGAGCGAGTTTGTATTATTTCACCTCTCGGTGCGGAATACATAGGAACCACGGAAGTGACAGAAACTGGTCAACCTTGTAAACGATGGGCACAACATTCACCGGCTTACAATGACAATCAGTTTCCGGATGGATCTGTCGAGTCAGCCGATAATTACTGCAGAAATCCGAGTCTTATTCACGCCGCCCCCTGGTGTCATGTGGACGATTCATCATATATTCGAGACTGGAATTACTGCGATATTCCTTATTGCA CTCGTATATGCGGTAAACCTAATGAAGGAACGAATACACATATCATAAGCGATGAAGCTGATGAATATAGAGTTGGTGATACCGTATTCCATGAATGTTTAGATGGTTATGAACTCGTACGCGGATCGTTGAAACAAGAATGTTCACTCTCTTCTCTATTTGAACCCGCTTCTGTTTGTCTTC CATCGAATCTGAAATCAAACTGTACACGGCCGACTGATTTACCAGATGAACTCACAATATTAAACAGCAAGGATGTTTATATGTCTGGTGAAATGGCGTTTCTTTCCTGCGGAATCGGCTTCAAGTTGATCGGACCTGATAACATTCAATGCTTCGGTGGCGATGACTGGAAATATACTGAATATCCAAAATGTGCTCCAA CTCCTTATGCAGCTGTAAGAACTTGTCGAATATCGGTTGTCGGTAGCGAATACTTGGGAAACGTAAGCGAAACAAAACGCGGAACTCCATGTCAGAGATGGGACTCACATGTTCCTCACGCCCACAAACAATGGAACGAGTCGTATTATTTTCCCGATGACACAATGGAAGAAGTAGCAGATCATTGCCGTAATGGTTATTCGGCTGCTTCATCCCCGTGGTGTTTAACTACCGATCCAAACATGTTCTGGGATCACTGTAATATTCCATTATGTC CCGTACAAAGTTGTGGAGCTCTCATCGACGACCAGATCAAAGCTGATATCATTGACAGGAAAATAGAGTATTTGAATGATGATTATGTTGAGTATGTTT GTGAAAGTTGTCCTCCACCACAGAAACCTTCGTATCTCGTGTCCAAAAACGACAAAACATTTTACGAAATCGGCGAACAAGAAATACTAACATGTGCTGCTGGTTATTACATGCAAGGTGAACCAGTATACATATCATGTTTCGGCGGTCCTGACGTCACCAAAATATGGACAAACTACAGCGTTTATCCAACCTGTTATTCTGGTAATTTCGATTCTTAG
- the LOC141899169 gene encoding uncharacterized protein LOC141899169 codes for MYCEKLVECLNEGIQTVVDGKCQCLCPPGFTGDLCDEIFRIKTVDVKQWPSGSYGFLSPIGGCPTDGFATGSWTVNFYAGSISWLDISGRELVGDGPDGVYTNTTTSIEYCCRDDGVTQAIKPMSLPTDKPFVLFPYDEHCQKIEDCGGIYALTETNNELTIKSPNYPNNYDNSIECNWMIKAPEKSFIHMVIDDIQMEAENDYCYDFLEYRKNHMGQYGKRICGNNDGTYKGFLSKSNFMGLSMQTNDLITDRGFSATLHLITADEYCYNVDDDGRSYRGTVSHTQSYKTCLPWKLMTHCKNNPFVHSGFDAGLEGNNFCRNPNGIVEPWCYTNMEDCIQDACDPCLTNPCRDIYLDCEERKEDELNYCDSNPEALEGCRATCNLCDTKPLPVSMISCGQPFYDDVTASPLTRLNQSYKVGDEVTFRCLYGDGLSRRMCLSDGKWSGNGFMCAGCPYGYKQIGDECFKAVVILMDFVNAEAHCLNDGFKLLMINSLHEENVAAEFITESDVWVGRSDLAPVNYTNWGWYKKSSQKNCAVITASGKVQWKGVVCDGFNYVVCSGKNPGSGPTRCVDLQPNCNETLQDDHGACVKYPVVAEYKCPKSCGFCQQEIPLKSCGSAGTGINARRTSTDSVYYPGQTAVFECYTHMSLYSGSIYRYCQEDGTFLGDLPACYDASFLPMEVGEELLTRRYSDEEWPIVADISSIIINDGEVSEWQFYSREEGAVALQVWRTYDFKTFTLVGQNEFTAKKERNMYMKWK; via the exons ATGTATTGTGAGAAGCTGGTGGAGTGTCTGAATGAAGGAATACAAACCGTGGTTGATGGTAAATGTCAGTGTTTATGTCCTCCTGGTTTTACTGGTGATTTGTGCGACGAGATTTTCCGCATAAAAACAG TTGATGTTAAACAGTGGCCGTCTGGTAGTTATGGATTTCTTTCTCCGATTGGCGGTTGTCCGACGGATGGCTTTGCGACTGGAAGTTGGACTGTTA ATTTTTACGCAGGATCTATTTCCTGGTTAGATATCAGTGGTAGGGAATTAGTCGGTGACGGTCCTGATGGGGTTTACACAAATACAACAACTTCGATAGAATACTGCTGTAGAGATGACGGCGTGACACAGGCTATTAAACCAATGAGTTTACCAACGGATAAACCATTCGTTTTATTCCCTTACGACGAACATTGCCAGAAAATCGAAG ATTGTGGTGGAATTTACGCTCTAACGGAAACGAATAACGAACTGACTATAAAATCTCCAAACTATCCGAATAATTATGACAATAGTATTGAATGTAATTGGATGATTAAG gccccagaaaaatcatttatcCATATGGTTATTGATGATATACAAATGGAAGCTGAAAATGACTACTGCTACGATTTCTTGGAGTATAGGAAAAACCATATGGGCCAATATGGAAAAAG gATTTGTGGGAATAATGACGGTACATATAAAGGATTTCTGAGTAAATCGAATTTCATGGGACTGAGCATGCAAACAAACGATCTGATAACCGATAGAGGCTTTTCAGCAACTCTTCACTTGATCACTG CTGATGAATACTGCTATAATGTGGACGATGATGGGCGATCTTACCGGGGAACCGTCAGTCATACACAGTCGTATAAAACATGTCTTCCGTGGAAATTGATGACGCATTGTAAAAATAATCCATTTGTACATAG CGGATTCGATGCCGGTTTGGAGGGAAATAACTTCTGTAGAAATCCGAACGGAATAGTGGAACCGTGGTGTTACACTAACATGGAGGACTGTATTCAAGATGCATGCGATCCCTGTCTGACTA ATCCCTGTCGGGATATTTATTTGGATTGTGAAGAACGTAAAGAGGACGAATTGAATTATTGCGATTCAAACCCAGAAGCATTAGAGGGATGTCGCGCAACCTGTAATCTATGTGATACTAAACCTTTGCCAGTTTCAA TGATCTCATGTGGCCAACCTTTTTACGACGACGTAACTGCTTCTCCTTTGACACGTTTGAATCAGTCGTATAAAGTTGGCGATGAGGTTACGTTTCGCTGTTTATATGGAGATGGATTATCGAGAAGAATGTGTTTAAGCGATGGTAAATGGAGTGGTAATGGATTCATGTGCGCAG GTTGCCCGTATGGTTACAAGCAAATCGGAGACGAATGTTTCAAAGCAGTTGTAATATTGATGGATTTTGTCAATGCTGAAGCGCATTGTCTAAACGACGGTTTTAAACTATTGATGATAAACAGCTTACACGAAGAGAACGTCGCTGCAGAATTCAT AACGGAAAGCGATGTTTGGGTAGGGCGCAGTGATCTAGCTCCGGTCAATTACACAAACTGGGGCTGGTATAAAAAATCATCGCAAAAAAATTGTGCTGTAATCACAGCGAGTGGAAAAGTCCAATGGAAAGGCGTAGTTTGCGATGGATTCAATTATGTAGTTTGCAGTGGAAAAAATCCAG GATCTGGACCAACGCGCTGTGTTGATCTGCAACCAAACTGCAATGAAACACTACAAGACGATCATGGCGCTTGCGTTAAGTATCCAGTAGTTGCCGAATACAAATGCCCAAAATCTTGCGGATTTTGTCAACAGGAAATAC CATTGAAAAGTTGTGGCAGCGCTGGAACTGGTATCAATGCTAGAAGAACATCGACGGATAGCGTGTATTACCCCGGACAAACTGCTGTATTTGAATGTTATACTCACATGTCTTTATATTCTGGAAGTATTTACAGATATTGCCAGGAAGATGGAACGTTTCTCGGTGATCTACCAGCTTGTTATG ATGCGAGTTTTCTACCCATGGAAGTCGGCGAGGAATTATTAACCCGACGTTACAGTGATGAAGAATGGCCCATAGTTGCAGATATCAGTTCTATAATCATAAATGATGGTGAAGTCTCCGAATGGCAGTTTTACAGCCGTGAAGAAGGTGCCGTGGCTCTTCAAGTTTGGAGAACGTATGACTTTAAAACGTTTACGTTAGTTGGGCAAAATGAATTCACGGCGAAAAAGGAAAGGAACATGTACATGAAG TGGAAATAG
- the LOC141899345 gene encoding uncharacterized protein LOC141899345, producing the protein MAADPATLDKIDLDFNFEGPNSPPTTDLNNENATIYAVNREFNDNSNNSVQTVDLSVQHQIQEDYTDDTTTPTTSTRPINNTVEILPAPVHSNPNSLFQQPGNTNDQTARTSPAEKDNHEGDASKTVTDDDAVIVVNVIANEIANDIILNHKSSEIFMNEPSSTDDDSIIPHPNTVDRSIPNTAAVQDVMEDEKPLESDDEDFDVEILNKPTKQADSDSDEFEVPDDLIQKRNEMKHYPSNDAVPIIINSSSSTPATQCTQVGIGFLSGPTINEDVDLTQIKSSSRAACEMSVEGDLGLTEIDLAMRDATDHLRNSTDDAITTTPHIDNSVEHKSNNSLSSPSLELPVPLGLVAVDKANLIAGEDKKDLEAAQAEWDSLQTVTPGIVCSPLVKTTPTISFKEALDFFKTSDILQRFRSQIQPTVHRSSWGSFKHMLFGPPKLHKDLLIDRDLIFCLAACPFDNQQEVHFRILQTLYKRLTGSKFDCQRYGDHWEQIGFQGSDPSTDLRGTGLLGLLTLLYIVMNPQTLPLARDIYKLSIHEVQNFPFCVMGINMTRIVLHTLRDECMNKECNKQNDVIGLFNHLFVATYFHLYHIWKTQHKNISHSGFVINDVERFVKKNYKGAIQNLENHLKQRQAASAPTPTEFTTGMSFKGVTDLEPHDEDDADLV; encoded by the exons ATGGCTGCCGATCCGGCCACTTTGGATAAAATcgatttagattttaatttcGAGGGTCCCAATAGCCCCCCAACAACAGATCTCAATAACGAAAATGCCACCATTTATGCCGTAAATCGAGAGTTTAATGATAACTCAAACAATAGCGTTCAAACAGTTGATTTATCAGTGCAGCATCAAATTCAAGAAGACTATACTGATGATACTACTACCCCTACTACGTCTACAAGGCCTATCAACAATACGGTGGAAATACTGCCCGCACCGGTTCATTCCAATCCCAACTCATTATTTCAACAGCCTGGAAATACAAATGATCAAACGGCAAGAACTTCACCAGCAGAGAAAGACAATCATGAGGGCGATGCATCAAAAACTGTtactgatgatgatgctgTCATTGTAGTTAATGTAATTGCAAATGAAATAGCAAATGATATTATACTAAACCATAAATCATCAGAGATATTTATGAATGAACCATCATCGACTGATGATGATAGCATCATCCCTCATCCAAATACTGTCGATCGGTCTATTCCAAACACCGCCGCAGTTCAAGATGTAATGGAAGATGAAAAACCTTTAGAAAGTGATGATGAAGATTTCGATGTGGAAATTCTTAATAAACCAACTAAACAG GCTGATTCTGATTCCGATGAATTTGAAGTTCCTGATGATTTAATTCAAAAACGTAATGAAATGAAGCATTACCCGTCTAACGATGCAGTACCGATAATAATCAACTCGAGTAGTTCTACTCCGGCCACGCAGTGCACACAAGTCGGGATCGGATTTTTGTCAGGTCCAACGATCAATGAAGATGTTGATTTGACTCAGATTAAGAGTTCATCTCGTGCTGCTTGTGAAATGAGTGTTGAAGGTGATCTAGGATTGACTGAAATTGACCTAGCGATGCGAGATGCTACTGATCATTTACGCAATTCAACCGATGATGCCATTACTACAACTCCTCATATTGAT AATTCGGTTGAACACAAATCAAATAATAGTTTATCATCACCTTCACTAGAACTACCTGTACCT cTCGGTCTTGTTGCAGTGGATAAGGCTAATCTAATTGCTGGAGAAG aTAAAAAGGATTTAGAAGCCGCTCAGGCTGAATGGGATTCCCTTCAAACCGTAACACCAG GAATTGTTTGTTCTCCTCTTGTTAAAACGACTCCCACAATTTCGTTCAAAGAGGCTTtggattttttcaaaacatcGGATATACTCCAAAGATTTCGG TCGCAGATTCAACCTACAGTTCACAGGAGCAGTTGGGGTTCATTTAAACATATGCTTTTCGGTCCACCTAAATTACACAAAGATCTGTTAATAGATAGAGATTTGATATTCTGTTTAGCTGCTT GTCCATTTGATAATCAACAAGAAGTACATTTTCGCATTCTACAGACATTGTATAAGAGATTGACTGGTTCTAAGTTTGATTGTCAAAGATATGGAGATCACTGGGAACAGATTGGATTTCAAG GTAGTGATCCATCTACTGATTTAAGAGGAACTGGTCTACTCGGTTTACTTACTCTACTTTATATCGTTATGAATCCGCAGACACTTCCTCTTGCACGTGATATCTACAAATTATCTATTCACGAAGTTCAG aattttccaTTTTGCGTAATGGGGATAAATATGACTAGAATTGTATTACATACACTAAGAGATGAATGCATGAACAA GGAATGTAACAAACAAAATGatgtgattggtttattcaatcatttgtTTGTCGCTACATACTTTCATTTGTATCACATCTGGAAAACACAACACAAGAATATATCTCATTCAGGATTCGTTATAAACg ACGTTGAACGATTTGTGAAGAAGAACTACAAGGGCGCGATACAAAACCTGGAGAATCATTTGAAACAGCGTCAGGCAGCTTCAGCTCCAACTCCTACTGAGTTTACTACAGGAATGAGTTTTAAAGGTGTAACTGATTTAGAACCACACGACGAAGATGATGCAGATTTAGTATAa
- the LOC141899171 gene encoding FMRFamide receptor-like, giving the protein MPDNSTLSSPDNTGIRYPYVQIVMEIYVFQKQDTLSFWFQNIFSSIAVILGITGNIMSFVVMLAPKLRNRSYSRFFIPLAVSDTVCLLVHSCTLVNMFYAHLQNRIIVHASSTFSCILREYAKLISVTYSGWILILLSLERLCVVAFPFSGPRFWTATTASVCVLVLFICIFLSYTVIPLSVTYHTTYGCVITESGEAVYSLMGPILVYVVPVITVLALNIAILTILRRGIKTDKKDASSFKVLRMALGVCATFVLFTFTNAVLAPIVLKPEWRTKTLKIFAISNSLNTLNYALNFYLYLITGQEFRRQFIRMFLCNINSTK; this is encoded by the coding sequence ATGCCGGACAACTCGACGTTATCGAGTCCTGATAACACAGGAATTCGTTACCCGTATGTTCAAATTGTAATGGAGATCTACGTCTTCCAGAAACAAGATACTTTGTCGTTTTGGTTTCAGAATATATTTAGTTCAATCGCTGTTATATTAGGTATCACAGGTAACATTATGTCATTTGTCGTCATGTTAGCGCCAAAACTTCGGAACAGATCGTACAGTCGATTTTTTATTCCTCTCGCCGTCTCTGACACGGTTTGTCTGTTAGTTCACTCTTGTACTCTTGTCAACATGTTCTACGCTCATCTTCAAAACCGAATTATCGTCCACGCATCGTCAACGTTTTCCTGCATTTTACGAGAATACGCCAAACTGATATCTGTAACGTACAGCGGTTGGATCCTTATTTTGCTATCACTAGAACGACTTTGCGTCGTAGCCTTCCCTTTCTCCGGTCCACGATTCTGGACAGCGACGACAGCGTCAGTTTGTGTCTTAGTTTTGTTTATCTGCATATTTTTATCGTACACAGTTATACCATTATCAGTTACTTATCATACGACATACGGCTGTGTAATAACGGAAAGTGGCGAGGCAGTTTATTCTCTCATGGGGCCAATTCTCGTTTATGTTGTTCCCGTTATCACCGTACTCGCTTTGAACATCGCAATTCTCACCATTCTACGACGCggtataaaaactgataagaaAGACGCTTCTTCTTTCAAGGTTCTACGAATGGCTCTGGGTGTTTGCGCAACTTTTGTTCTATTCACGTTTACTAACGCCGTTCTAGCACCGATTGTACTGAAACCGGAATGGAGAACTaaaaccctgaaaatattcgCAATCAGTAACTCATTAAATACATTAAACTACGCGCTGAATTTCTACTTGTATTTGATAACTGGACAAGAATTCCGACGTCAATTCATCCGCATGTTTTTATGCAACATTAATTCAACGAAATAA